In Macadamia integrifolia cultivar HAES 741 chromosome 13, SCU_Mint_v3, whole genome shotgun sequence, one DNA window encodes the following:
- the LOC122058724 gene encoding ATP synthase gamma chain, chloroplastic, protein MSCSNLTMWVSSKPSLSDPSTLSFRSFLNPFRLPSHGSTISISSRPSSTNPIHCGLRELRERIDSVKNTQKITEAMKLVAAAKVRRAQEAVVNGRPFSETLVEVLYNINEQLQTEDVNVPLTSVRTVKKVALVVVTGDRGLCGGFNNAIIKKAEARIADLKKLGVQYTVISVGKKGNSYFLRRPYIPVDRFLEGGNLPTAKEAQAIADDVFSLFISEEVDKVELLYTKFVSLVKSDPVIHTLLPLSPKGEICDVNGICVDAAEDELFRLTTKEGKLTVERDTVRTETIDFSPILQFEQDPVQILDALLPLYLNSQILRALQESLASELAARMSAMSNATDNASELKKTLSKAYNRQRQAKITGEILEIVAGADALI, encoded by the coding sequence ATGTCTTGCTCCAATCTAACAATGTGGGTATCatctaaaccttctctctctgaTCCCTCCACTCTATCCTTCCGCTCTTTCCTCAATCCTTTTCGTCTCCCTTCCCATGGTTCCACCATTAGCATCTCCTCTCGACCTTCTTCAACAAACCCAATTCACTGTGGTCTCCGTGAGCTCCGTGAACGTATCGATTCAGTGAAGAACACCCAAAAGATCACTGAAGCGATGAAGCTCGTGGCGGCAGCTAAAGTCCGAAGAGCCCAAGAAGCTGTGGTCAATGGTAGACCCTTCTCCGAGACCCTAGTTGAGGTTCTATATAACATCAATGAGCAGCTCCAGACTGAAGATGTCAATGTCCCTCTCACCAGCGTTCGGACGGTCAAAAAGGTTGCCTTGGTTGTTGTCACCGGCGATCGAGGTCTCTGTGGTGGCTTCAACAACGCAATCATCAAAAAGGCTGAAGCCCGGATTGCCGATTTGAAGAAACTTGGCGTCCAATACACTGTTATCAGCGTGGGAAAGAAGGGAAATTCCTATTTCCTCCGACGGCCGTATATTCCGGTAGATAGGTTTCTTGAAGGAGGGAACCTCCCCACTGCGAAAGAAGCTCAGGCTATAGCCGATGAtgtcttctctctctttatcaGTGAAGAGGTCGACAAGGTGGAGCTCTTGTACACCAAGTTCGTGTCTTTGGTTAAATCCGATCCTGTTATTCACACTTTGCTTCCACTCTCACCCAAGGGAGAGATTTGTGATGTGAATGGTATCTGTGTGGATGCTGCAGAAGATGAGTTGTTTAGATTGACAACCAAGGAAGGGAAATTGACAGTGGAGAGGGACACAGTGAGGACAGAGACAATTGACTTCTCACCTATCTTGCAGTTCGAGCAGGATCCAGTTCAGATTCTTGATGCTCTGTTGCCTCTCTATCTGAACAGTCAGATTCTGAGGGCACTGCAGGAATCACTGGCTAGTGAGCTCGCAGCTAGAATGAGTGCCATGAGCAATGCCACTGATAATGCGTCGGAGTTGAAGAAGACCCTATCAAAAGCCTACAATCGGCAACGCCAAGCGAAGATCACGGGTGAGATATTGGAGATTGTTGCAGgggctgatgctcttatatag